The Ovis aries strain OAR_USU_Benz2616 breed Rambouillet chromosome X, ARS-UI_Ramb_v3.0, whole genome shotgun sequence genomic sequence gggggtgccCAGTGGCCCCAAAGATCTGGGGCTGGGCTCTGTCCAGAgtctccaggggagggtcctcccCGCTTCTTCCAGGTTCCGGGGGCTCCAGGCATccgtccctgggctggtggccgcCTCCATCCGGTCTCCGCCTCCGTCTCCACGTGGCTTCTCCTCTGCGTCCGTGTCTCTCCTCTTCTGTGTCTTAAAAGGACCCTGTCCCTGGGTTTAGGGCCACCCCCATCCAGGAGGACCTCATCTCAGACCCTCACTCCATCACCTCTGCAGAGACCCTGTTTCTGAATAAAGTCCTGCTGTGCGGTTCTCGGTGGACCTGACTTCTGCAGGGACCCTTTCAACTCACTACAGTGTGTGGCTCAGAAGGTGCAACGAGGCCCATTTGGCACCGTGACGTTATTCCGTCCACGAGGAGGGTGACACCAGGCTGCCTGAGCTGAGTCAGAGGCGTCTGGGAGACCGCAAATTCTCCATCAGTCACCAGAGCCTGGTGACCCCTAAATGGGGGCATACAGGGATCCGAGGCTGAGCTGAGCGCCCTGCCCGCCAAGGGAGGGAGTCTGAGCATCTACGACCCAACCACGGCTGCAGCAGAGAAAGGAAGGCATACTTACGGGTTCTCTCTTGGAAAAGCTGCCCTGTAAAGAGAGAGCAAAGGAGAGATGCTAAGCGCCTGGCCTTTCGGCTTTGTCTGCAAACGCGAGAACCCGCTGGGAATCCCAGGAGCGCTTCGACGATTAGTTTAAGCTGGAGATAATCGCGTTTCCACAGATGCAGGGATTTAAAAGAGGCTTCTCGGAGTTTCTCTTATCAAGCTGAAAGCAAAAAGCTTCTGGGAGTGAGTGGTCAGTTGCTCATATGTCTGACCCTGTGGGACCCTGTGGCctgcagccctgccaggctcctccgtccatgggattctccgggcaagaatactggagtgggttgccgtttccttctccaggggttcttcccccccagggattaaacacacgtctcctgtattctggcaggtggattctttaccacagttcCTGTTGTGTTCACCCCTccgtcgtgcctgactctttgtgaccccttgtgaccccatggactgcagcccaccgcaTTCTGGCGGTTAGGACTCTATGTGTTTTCACCACTGAGGgcaagggttctatccctgatcaggAACAAAGACCACAACAGATGtgtagccaaaaagaaaaggaagcaacacattttttccccccagagaaGGTTTTCTCTCCTGTTCTTGCCTTTCCTCTCCACTTGGGAAGGAAGGACGCTACCTTTCAGTGTGTGAGCTCTGTAcgggaatgaatgaatgttgatttattttccttttgtcgGGGCCCCTGCTCTGAGGGAACTTGCCTTGCACGGGGTGGAGAGAGGCAGACAGCAGAGGCGGATGAAAGCCCTAAACGGAACCGCTAGAACCCGAAACCCTGAGACTCAACCACAAGCGCCATCTGTATGACCTCGGGTGACGCAAACGGGTTTCCTAGGTACGGCCACCAAGAACATTGacgagagaaaaaaaaaaaaaaaaagttcgtAAGTGAACGTCAGCAAAAATGAATGCGCACGGACTTCcctgcggtgggggtgggggtccgtGGTTAACGCTcggcctgccgatgcaggagacgtgggttcgatccctggcccaggaagatcccgcgTGTCGTGCAGCAAGTAAGCCCGGGCTCTGAAACTACTGACCCTGGCGAGCAGCCTCCGCTgtctgcaactagaaaaagaggtCCACGTGCAGCGACAAAGGCTCAGCGCAGccaaagatgaaagaaatttaaacattttaagaggGATGAGAGGCAGTTTTAGGACAAAGAGACAGTAAGCAGAGAAGAGACTCATGAGGCAAAGAGGGGCgcccgagtgtgtgtgtgtggacccCAAAGCGAGACGAGCAGAGGAGACGCAGTCCGAGTTTCTCCACGGAGGGTCGGGGCCTCACCGTCTTCTGGATGTCCAGCGCGTAACACAAGACGCTGTTGGACAGGCTGTATCTCATGGCGGGGGCATCCCAGCGAATCACGTAATGCGATACGTTGTCCTGGACGGTGAGGTTCGCCGGCGGGTTATACTTTTCTGCGAAGAGACCCAAACACGAGACAGGGTTACAACCTGTTTCCGCAACCCGCAGGAGTCGAGCGGGTGCGAGGCAGCGGAAGGACATCCCCCGCTAACCTGGTCCCATCCCCGTGTGTTGCATAAAACCCGGACAAACCCTGCGTCTTGAGGAAGCAAAACCCCAGGTCGGCTGAGCGCGCATCCTGGGCTTGTCCGCTCCAGGCCGGGTTCCCCCCGCTCTGCCTCTGCCTTGCAGACTCGCTGGGGCCCCAGGCAGAGACGCTGCCAAgcgagctaagtcgcttcagtagggtccgaccctttgtgaccccgtggactacagccccgccaggctcctttgtccatggagattctccaggcaagaacagcggagtgggctgccattaggAGAATGTTCTCTGGGCACATCCCTCGCCTTTTTTCCGGGACACCCTCCAAGCGGGAAGCAGACTCAGCCAGCATCTACATGGACCACCCAAGCGGCCAGACTTGGTGTCAAGTCTTGGagtcacctgggcttcccagggggactcagtggtaaaaaaaaaacccacctgccaatccaggagacttgggttccatccctgggtcgggaagatcccctggcggagggcgtggcaacccaccccagtgttcctgcctggagaaccccatggacagaggagcctggcgggctgcagtccatggggtctcagtgaCTGAGGCAAGTTAGCACAGTATGTCACTGTGTGTATGTCCTGCGTCTTCTTTATCGATTCACCAGGTAATGAGCATTTTAGATGGCTTCCTTGTCTTGGCAGTCGTCAACcacgctgctatgaacatttggggTGTGTGTTATCTTTCTGAACTCGTATTTTCAGCTTTGTGTTTTtggtgttttattgttttaagatatgtagccaggagtggaactgctgggtcacacATTAGTTcggtttttagtttttttgagacaCTTCCACACCTCCACGCAGTTTGCACACCGCAAAGcgctggacacgaccgagcgacggAACACACGCTCGCCTGAACTCACCCACGGGCCCAACTGAAGGAAGACACACTGGCCAACCCAGCGGAGGGTCTGTCTGGAACCAGACTCTGTGACGTTGGAGAGTTCCCCAGAAGGACAGTAGGTGCCCTAACCGGATAGGAATTCTTTTCCAACGCTGCGTCCGTCAGTCCAACTTGTTCACGTGAGACGCAAGCATGCACATCCCACCCCAAGGGAGGGTTACGACCCCCTGTCTCCCTCTCTGCGTCtctgcttgttgttcagtcgctcagtcatgtccgactcttggcgaccccatggactgcagctcgccaggcctccctgtccatcaccatctcccggagtttgctcaaaactcatgtccatcgagtcggtgatgccatccaagcctctcctcctctgtcgtccccttctcctcccaccctcaatctttcccagcatcagggtctttcaccCCTAATCTAGATCCTGCTGAGGCCAGTCTGGGATGCAACGCACAGCCTCCAGAGCCCGGGGACAAATGCAGACTCCATGAAGCGGACGGCTGGCAGAGGAGCAGAGGAATACAAGGGGAGCGATTCACCCTTACCCAGCCTAGGGCCGTTCACGCTAGGAAAGTCCAAAAACGGGATGTCCGTGCCGCTGCTGGTCCCATTCACCAGGAAGAAGTAATCGTCCGTGGTGTGGCCTTCGCCAAGCTCGTCAAAATGGCAGCCCACGCGCGTCCCGGCCGAGTCGAGGATGTAGTGGCTGCACTCGGACACGTTTCCATGCCTGTGGCGTCCAAAAAAGACGTCAAGGAGCAGCTAAGCAGTGTGCATCCCCCTGGGGTTGCTCTTGTTCAGTGGCtcggccgtgtccgactctctgagcccccatggactgcagcccgccaggcgcctctgtccatgggattctccgggcaggaacactggagtgggctgccatgccctcctccaggggatcttcccgacccagggatcaaacctgcgtctcttgcgtcccctgcattggctggagggttctttaccacaggcaccacctgggaagctcacacacatatatacatgctgtgtctgtgtgtgtgggcacGCTGTCTACTTGAGACTATTGTGCTTCAGtttcaactgtacttcagttgttaaaaaatgatacaaaattgcTAATTTCCTGACACTCTCGGACCACAGGGGGCTTCACAACGTGGAGCAATGAGCAGCATGGAGAAAAAGGGAGATGGGAGGTTTTCTCTCTGGATGTTTGGACCTTGTTGATCGACGTCCTCCAGTCTCAGAAGAAACATCTCTGGACTATGGGACAGGCTCAACATTTAGCATccgatccccaggaggagggcgtgGCGACCCCCTACAGGattcccgcctggagaatcccatggacagaggagcttgggtgGGCTACAAACCGAGGGGTcgaaaacagtcggacacgattgagtgacgaAGCATAGCAAAGCTCCAGTGAGGCCTCAGACTATGGCCCAGCCCACGGCTCACCCAGCATTGAGCATCAGGACCCTGTGAGTCCCTGCTCCATGGGGGAGACCTCGGCTCTCCCAGCATTCAGCATCAGGACCCTGTGAGTCCCTGCTCCATGGGGGGCAGCCCATGTCTCACCCAGCACTCAGTATCAGGACCCTGTGAGTCCCTGCTCCACGGGACAAGCCCATAGCTCACCCAGCATTCAGGATCAGGATCCCAGGGAGTCCCTGCTCCATAGGGGGCCCTCGGCTCTCCCAGCATTCAGCATCAGGACCCTGTGAGTCCCTGCTCCATGGGGGAGCCCTCGGCTCACTCATCATTCAGCATCAGGACCCCTGTGTGTCCCTGCACCATGGGACAAGCCCGAGGCTCACCCAGCATTCAGCATCAGGACCCCAGGGAGTCCCTGCACCATGGGACAAGCCCATAGCTCACCCAGCATTCAGGATCAGGATCCCAGGGAGTCCCTGCTCCATAGGGGGCCCTCGGCTCTCCCAGCATTCAGCATCAGGACCCTGTGAGTCCCTGCTCCATGGGGGGCCCTCGGCTCTCCCAGCATTCAGCATCAGGACCCTGTGAGTCCCTGCTCCATGGGACAAGCCCTCAGCTCTCCCAGCATTCAGCATCAGGTACCCCAGGGAGTCCCTGCTCCATAGGGGGCCCACAGCTCATTCAGAGTTCAGCATCAGGACCCCAGGGAGTCCCTGCTCCATAGGGGGCCCACAGCTCATTCAGAGTTCAGCATCAGGAACCCTGTGAGTCCCTGCACCATGGGACAAGCCCGCGGCTCACCCAGCATTCAGCATCAGGACCCCAGGGAGTCCCTCGACCAAGTTACAAGCCCGTGGCTCACCCAGCATTCAGCATCAGGACCCTAGCCAGGCTTACAGAGAGGTCCACATGTACAGCTGATACCGCACGTCTGCAGGGGCGGCCGGACCCCGCGTCCAGCTGCAGTTCATGAGTCGGATGTTGTAGATGACGCACGAGAGGTTCTGGGCTCCGGAGCCCTCCTTGCCTGGGAAGACAAGACAGCCAGATCCTCACCACTGGCCGAGTCATCACCAGCACCCCGCCGACCACAAGGACACTGGGCACTGTCAGAAAGGTGCCCAGCGGCCAGGGAGACGTCACCTGAGTTGTTAAAGGCCAGCTCTTCTGAGAACTCCTGGCCCTCAGAGGTGGCGTTCACGGTCAGTGTGGCGCCCCTGTGCAGGACGGCGTTGGGAAACCAGCAGAAGTAGGTGTCGTTGTTTCTGACCTGCAGGGGTGCAGAAGCGAGAATAAGCGTGCAGCCTGTGGTGTGGGCTCCCTGCGATCGGATTCAACCCCGTGGCAGTTCCAGCCACTCGGGGTCGGGTGGGCACCCCCGCGAGGACCCCCGTCCTTTTTACCGCCGTACAGTTAACGGACCGTGTGAGATTAGTTTCTGCCGTACGACAGTGTGGtgtgcaatttttaaaggttatgaaATCATATTccgggggttcccaggtggcgctgtgtGGTAGagtccgcttgccaatgcaagaggcatgggttccatccctgggtcaggaagctcccctggagggggaaagggcaccccactccaggcttcttgcctggagaacggcatggacagaggagcctggcggggctgcagtccacagggtcgccaagaCTTGACTCAGGCTGAAGCGGCTTGGCACGCGTGCACGCGCTCCGTTTCTCGTCACAGTGTAGCGCTGGTTCCTTGCCGTGTGTTGCCTCACATATCCCGGGAGCTTACTGAATCGTAGCGGTTCGGTGCTCttggtccc encodes the following:
- the LOC105605313 gene encoding granulocyte-macrophage colony-stimulating factor receptor subunit alpha-like isoform X3; this translates as MVVLLDFVSLLVLLNSARSTVLGEMESPIVNLTLDPRKRILSWNSRRTVTQQTCTIATPLDPDTSQEPRVRNNDTYFCWFPNAVLHRGATLTVNATSEGQEFSEELAFNNSGKEGSGAQNLSCVIYNIRLMNCSWTRGPAAPADVRYQLYMWTSLHGNVSECSHYILDSAGTRVGCHFDELGEGHTTDDYFFLVNGTSSGTDIPFLDFPSVNGPRLEKYNPPANLTVQDNVSHYVIRWDAPAMRYSLSNSVLCYALDIQKTGSFSKREPVLLSRQHKNEYRLPSSDARGEHTVRMRVRHVLFQIWSEWSSTHRFGVPEKNFLVASIGLAVGAAVLFGMALMFLCKRLSLKKKLFPPIPRVKQELAGSFLASLEEWHLQRPHFRSKHPCALLGGC